Sequence from the Maribellus comscasis genome:
GTTTTAGTCAAGGCGAATTTGACGCGAATAGCAGTAGCTATTTAAGGAAAATTCAACGCAGTATAAACGAAAAAGACATATAATAAAATAAATGGATAAATTCAAAACAGTCTCTAAGTATTAAAATTGTTTATGAACTGCGGGATTATCCTGATTTGTTCGTTCATAAGCCCAACCAATGAAATGCGTCACATCGTACGTGAGATTATAGAAAAAGAAGATTTTCTGGAGGTGTTTGTGAATACGCCGTTGGAAGTTTGCGAGAAAAGAGACCTCAAAGGAATATATAAAAGGACAAGATCCGGAGAAATAAAGAATTTTACGTGAATTTCATCTCCTTTTGAGATTCCTAATAATCCGTTTTGGAAGTTATTAATACCTATTTTGATATCAAAGAAACCGTGACAGAGATGTTGAAAGCGATTATCCCTGAAATCAAGCTTGATCCCTTAGTGAGCCTGTAAGCAACAGGAAGAAAAGGGATAGGACCGCTTCGTCCTTCGAGTCCTCAGTGCCTCGCAGAACCTTACGACTTAAAAATACTATGCAGATAAATTTCTACACCAAACAACATTTTTAGTGCGAATCTGCGATCCGTAGGTGCTGCAGTCCCAAGTACCTTTATTAAAAAAATTTAAAGAATTATGAGTGTTAAACCACGCCGTCACTTGGCACAAGCAATAATCTGGAGAATTATAGCATCATTGACCACATTTATTATTGGTTGGGTTGTAACCGGAGGTATAAATTTTTGAATGACAATTGGCGCTGCTGATATCGTAATTTGGAATCGTGGAGGATGGGCATAAATCTGTTTATCAATCTATTTTTTATAGAAAACAGAGGTCGTAGGAAGTAAATGTTTCGGTAAAAAAGCATAAATATTGGAAGAACGACTTCACGAATCCGAAAGGCGAAGTGAACTCATAATAATACTTGGCAGGTATTTTGAAGCCATTTTCCCGTATGGTAAAAAAAATAATCACATATAGTCGTAAAAAACTGGCACTTCTTGACGTACACACTATAGAAGTCTTAAGGAAATCTTCTTCATCTATGGTGGTGAAAGTTCTTGGAATGATAGTAGGAGTTTTTGTAAGTATTTTTGTTGGTCGATCACTTGGCCCTGATGGTTTAGGCATAATCAATCTTTCAAATCGGATAGTCTCCTTGCTCCTTGTTTTTACTATGTTAGGGATGAAACAGGTTTTGGTAAAACAAATTGCGATTGGATATAGGCGTAAAGATTTTCAACTTGTTAGTGATAGTATTTATACATCATCAATAATCAATGGATTTATAGCGTTAGTTTTGACTATATTAGGACTTGTTATGGCACCTTTCCTCGCACATAAGGTTTTTCATGCACCTGACCTTGAGATACCATTGACAGTGGCACTTATAGTGATGCTCCCACAGACATTTTCTCGAGTTTTTGGTGCGGCTTTGAACGGATTTCGAAAGATTTGGCAAAGTAATTTGGTTAATGAAACACTAAGTACTTGGGTAGTAGGAATCTTATTAGCTAGTTTTTTTCTTTTTGATTTAGAAATTGACGTTGTAAAAATTGCTGTTATTTATGCAGTTGGTAGAATAGTAGTTACGAGTACTATGATTATCTACTGGAAGAGAATTTTTCATTTTAAAGGGAAAAGAAACTGGATTGCGAAACCTATGTTAAAAATGTCACTACCTATGCTATTGGTTTCATCTACCGCTCTTATTGCAGCAAATGCAGATACTATTATGCTAGGATGGTTGGGATCAACCCGAGAGGTTGGGCTTTATAACGTAGCAGCTCGTATTGCTCTCCTTGTTAGTTTTTTTTTACAAATATCAAATTCAGCTATATCACCAAAATTAGCAGCTCTGTTTGCTGAAAATAGAAAAAAAGAAATAGAGAAAATGGTAAAAAGTGTTACATCTGGATTGATTATAATAGCTACAGTTAGCCTTATTGCCTTCATCTTTCTTGGTAATTTTTTATTGGGATTATGGGGAGGGGAATTTGAGGAGGCATATTGGGTATTAGTTATCTTAGGTATTGGTCAATTTTTTAACATTTCTACTGGGTGTGCAGGTTTACTTTTGATAATGTGTGGATTTGAAGGAATTCACAGTAGAATTTCCTTAATCTTCGTAATTCTAAATCTTATATTAAATTATTTTTTTATAACCATTTTGGGAGCACTAGGTGCAGCTATTGCTACTGCTGTAACTGTAAGTGGAGAAAATATAGTAAAATTGATAATAGCTAAACAAAAAGTGGGAGTGTCAACTATTCCTTTAGTTTGATGATATGAAAGAACCTATAATTATAAGCGGATTAAGCGGGTCTGGGACAAGAGTTGTTGTAAGAATTCTTGAGGAAGTAAAATTTAGTTTTGGATATGATGTCAATATTTCTAAGGACGATCTATCGTTTACACTTCTTTTTAAACTACCAAAACACTACTTCAAGTATTTTGAACAGCAAAGCGATTATGTAAAAAAAATAATGAGTATTCATAATAAGCTACTTTTGAATAAAAGACTTAATCTATCCGATTTGTATCAAATACTTAAATTGTCGTTATTACATATTATACAATTTAGGAGATATAAGCCTACGTGGATTTTTAGTCGAGTTAAAAATATTTTTTTTAATAGAATATCTCCGATTGATCCAATTTGGGGGTGGAAAGAACCACACAGCGTTCCATTTTTACCCGACATTAAATTATTTTACCCTAACTCAAAATTTATTTTAATAATAAGAAACGGACTAGATATGGTTTATTCAAAAAATGATCAACAATTCTATAACTATGCTCATTACTTTGGCTTAGATAGCAGAGATGAGTCGCCGCGAAATCGATTTGAGTTATGGTATCGGTTTAATAAATATGCAATTGAAAAGGGTAAGGAATTATTTAAAGAAAATTTTTTGATAATTTATTATGAAAATATTGCTAATTTGAATTATAAAACATTAAAGAAAACAATTGAATTTATTGGTGGATTAGATACAGACGAAGCTATAAAAACACTAAAGAAAGAAATTAGTAATCCAGGGACAATAAATAGGTACAAAGATTATGATCAAAATTGGATTAGTTCTGAAATATTATCAAAATTAGAAGAAATTGGATATAGTAATTTATCGGATTAAAAGATATTTTTTTAATGGAATCAAATTTTAAAGTTAGTATAATAATACCGACTTATAATCAAGAAAAGTACATCGGAAGAACAATTGAGAGTGCAATTTCGCAAGATTACTCAAATATTGAAATAATTATTGCGGATGACCAATCAACTGATAAAACTGAAGCAATTGCAAGGTATTATGAAAATCAAGATAAAAGAATTATATACTTTCGTAATCGACTCAATATTGGAAGAGTAGCTAATTACAAAAAAGCATTAAACAATTATGCCACAGGTGAATATGTTATTAATTTGGATGGTGATGATCTTCTTCTTGATAAAACATTTATAAGTGAGGGAATTAAGTTACTGAGTAAATATCCTGAGTGTAATCTGATAGTTGGATGTAAGCAAAGTAAAAGAGAAAATGGAAAATTGTATAAACGAGAACATAAAGTAAAGTACGAAATTATAAAAATATCTGGAGTAGAATTTGTGACGAAATTATTTTCCACCTATCAGTTTGCACATGTGGGGACAATATATAGTAGAAGTGCAGCATTATCAGGTGAATTTTATGAAAAGAATATTATTTCTAGTGACATGGAATCAATACTTCGCCTAGCTCTTAAGAGCGACATTCTTATTTATAATAAAATAGTCGCACAATGGAATTATACCGGATACAATGAGAGTACAATTCAAAAATTTGATGATGCAATAGATAATATTAAATGGATTCAAAGTGTTGGAAATGAACTTAGAAAGCATATAGGCGTTTTTCAATTTCTTAAGTGGAGAATTAAAATGAAATATAGGTACCTAACCCCAATAAATGAATCTTTAAAATATCAAAAATTCTTGAAATTAAAACAATTTAGATTGATGCTAAAATATAGAATACTTCTGTTATTTATATTATCTCGTATCAAAAAAATGTACAATAAGCTAAATCAAGAAATACAGTAATGTAGAATTCAACTTTTGGAACTCTAAGCTCAATTAATTTAAGGAACAATGAAAGAAGTTGATATATCCGTAATAATGAGTGTTTTTAATGAGAAGGAAGAGTGGTTGCGACAATCAATAGAGTCTATCTTGAATCAAACATTTAGAAATTTTGAATTTATTATTATCAATGATAATCCTCAAAGAAATATTAATTCTAAAATATTATCAGAATATAAGGATAGGGATAAAAGAATTGAAACAATAATGAATTCAGAAAATATTGGACTTACAAAATCGCTAAATGTTGGCCTGAAGCTTGCTAAAGGAGACTATGTTGCAAGAATGGATGGAGATGATATCTCTTTGCCAGATCGTTTTAAAAATCAGTTGAAAGAATTTGAATTAGATGACCGGCTTGTTGTTCTTGGAACACAAGGAAAATATATTTTTGAAGATCAACGAACAAATCTACTAATGGAGAAACCTGTTTCAAATGCAGGCATTAATTGGGTTTTAGCAGCTGAAGGTAGTCCGATTATTCACTCAAGTGCTATGTTTCGAAGAGTAGATAAAAATGGCAAGAGTATTTTTTACAACGAAGAGTTTAGAAAGAAACAGGATTTTGAATTGTGGTCAAGATTAGTTAGACAGGGTTTTGTGAAAAACCTTGATTTTATTGGAATTTTGTATAGGATTCATAAAAATCAAACAGTGAAGTCTTATGATATAAAAGACTATTTACTAAGTTCAAAAGTATTAGCCGGGAATTTGGAGTATATATATAGAGTTTCTGCCTTTGATGCAAAAAAGTGGGCAGATTCATTAAATTCTACGCATTACAAAAAAGATAACC
This genomic interval carries:
- a CDS encoding adenylyl-sulfate kinase, whose amino-acid sequence is MNCGIILICSFISPTNEMRHIVREIIEKEDFLEVFVNTPLEVCEKRDLKGIYKRTRSGEIKNFT
- a CDS encoding DUF2061 domain-containing protein: MSVKPRRHLAQAIIWRIIASLTTFIIGWVVTGGINF
- a CDS encoding flippase, with amino-acid sequence MVKKIITYSRKKLALLDVHTIEVLRKSSSSMVVKVLGMIVGVFVSIFVGRSLGPDGLGIINLSNRIVSLLLVFTMLGMKQVLVKQIAIGYRRKDFQLVSDSIYTSSIINGFIALVLTILGLVMAPFLAHKVFHAPDLEIPLTVALIVMLPQTFSRVFGAALNGFRKIWQSNLVNETLSTWVVGILLASFFLFDLEIDVVKIAVIYAVGRIVVTSTMIIYWKRIFHFKGKRNWIAKPMLKMSLPMLLVSSTALIAANADTIMLGWLGSTREVGLYNVAARIALLVSFFLQISNSAISPKLAALFAENRKKEIEKMVKSVTSGLIIIATVSLIAFIFLGNFLLGLWGGEFEEAYWVLVILGIGQFFNISTGCAGLLLIMCGFEGIHSRISLIFVILNLILNYFFITILGALGAAIATAVTVSGENIVKLIIAKQKVGVSTIPLV
- a CDS encoding sulfotransferase family protein; amino-acid sequence: MKEPIIISGLSGSGTRVVVRILEEVKFSFGYDVNISKDDLSFTLLFKLPKHYFKYFEQQSDYVKKIMSIHNKLLLNKRLNLSDLYQILKLSLLHIIQFRRYKPTWIFSRVKNIFFNRISPIDPIWGWKEPHSVPFLPDIKLFYPNSKFILIIRNGLDMVYSKNDQQFYNYAHYFGLDSRDESPRNRFELWYRFNKYAIEKGKELFKENFLIIYYENIANLNYKTLKKTIEFIGGLDTDEAIKTLKKEISNPGTINRYKDYDQNWISSEILSKLEEIGYSNLSD
- a CDS encoding glycosyltransferase family 2 protein, which produces MESNFKVSIIIPTYNQEKYIGRTIESAISQDYSNIEIIIADDQSTDKTEAIARYYENQDKRIIYFRNRLNIGRVANYKKALNNYATGEYVINLDGDDLLLDKTFISEGIKLLSKYPECNLIVGCKQSKRENGKLYKREHKVKYEIIKISGVEFVTKLFSTYQFAHVGTIYSRSAALSGEFYEKNIISSDMESILRLALKSDILIYNKIVAQWNYTGYNESTIQKFDDAIDNIKWIQSVGNELRKHIGVFQFLKWRIKMKYRYLTPINESLKYQKFLKLKQFRLMLKYRILLLFILSRIKKMYNKLNQEIQ
- a CDS encoding glycosyltransferase, with the protein product MKEVDISVIMSVFNEKEEWLRQSIESILNQTFRNFEFIIINDNPQRNINSKILSEYKDRDKRIETIMNSENIGLTKSLNVGLKLAKGDYVARMDGDDISLPDRFKNQLKEFELDDRLVVLGTQGKYIFEDQRTNLLMEKPVSNAGINWVLAAEGSPIIHSSAMFRRVDKNGKSIFYNEEFRKKQDFELWSRLVRQGFVKNLDFIGILYRIHKNQTVKSYDIKDYLLSSKVLAGNLEYIYRVSAFDAKKWADSLNSTHYKKDNLKICVYLILPFLSGKAKNQCENKDELDNLKKYVAFTYGKFTLRSIKAKMFNVAFKSWIYVFKHDLFYSFLFILQKIKSNISYHYSDKK